The following coding sequences lie in one Drosophila sulfurigaster albostrigata strain 15112-1811.04 chromosome 2R, ASM2355843v2, whole genome shotgun sequence genomic window:
- the LOC133837807 gene encoding eukaryotic translation initiation factor 3 subunit F-1: MSALNLTVRVHPVVLFQVVDAFERRNADSHRVIGTLLGSVDKGVVEVTNCFCVPHKEHDDQVEAELSYALDMYDLNRKVNANESVVGWWATGNEVTNHSSVIHEYYARECNNPVHLTVDTSLQGGRMGLRAYVCIQLGVPGGKTGCMFTPIPVELTSYEPETFGLKLLQKTVGVSPAHRPKTVPPMLDLAQISEASTKLQSLLDLILKYVDDVIAHKVTPDNAVGRQLLDLIHSVPHMSHEQFTQMFNANVRDLLMVITLSQLIKTQLQLNEKLTFLPTA, translated from the coding sequence atgtcGGCTTTAAATTTAACCGTACGTGTGCACCCCGTGGTGCTTTTCCAAGTTGTAGACGCTTTTGAACGCCGCAATGCTGACTCACATCGCGTCATCGGCACACTGCTTGGCTCTGTTGACAAGGGAGTCGTCGAGGTTACCAATTGCTTCTGTGTGCCTCACAAGGAGCACGACGACCAGGTGGAAGCCGAACTGAGCTATGCGCTGGATATGTACGATTTGAATCGCAAGGTGAATGCCAACGAGAGTGTGGTTGGTTGGTGGGCTACCGGCAACGAAGTGACGAACCACAGCTCCGTCATACACGAGTACTACGCTCGGGAATGCAACAACCCGGTGCACTTGACGGTGGACACCTCCCTGCAAGGCGGTCGCATGGGTCTGCGTGCCTATGTCTGCATTCAGCTAGGCGTGCCCGGCGGCAAGACCGGCTGCATGTTTACCCCAATACCCGTGGAGCTGACCAGCTACGAACCAGAGACCTTTGGCCTGAAACTGCTCCAGAAGACGGTGGGTGTGTCGCCTGCTCATCGGCCCAAGACCGTGCCACCCATGTTGGATTTGGCACAGATATCGGAGGCCTCAACGAAACTGCAATCACTACTGGACCTCATACTGAAGTATGTGGACGATGTCATCGCACACAAAGTAACGCCGGATAATGCTGTTGGGCGACAGCTGCTCGACCTCATTCACTCAGTGCCACACATGTCCCATGAGCAATTTACGCAGATGTTCAATGCCAACGTACGCGATCTGTTGATGGTCATCACACTATCCCAATTGATAAAGACGCAGCTGCAACTCAACGAGAAACTGACATTCCTGCCAAcagcttaa